The DNA region GCGTTCTTCTTTACCCAGACCCATTTATTGTATTCTACAGAAAATGTTATCAAAGCATTATGTAAACTTTTGATGGAGTTAATGATCTTCATGCAAGCCtaacatatcaaaataaaaaagaatgataataaaacatgtttcttcttcttttaaaatgttatatatatataacattttgacAAGACAGACGTTATCAAAGATAACCAATATTTGAGGGATAGAATCTCAAATCCCCTCTGTAATCCCTTATTTTCTCTCACGAGGAGGGTAGACAAacagtcatttaaaaaaataataataaaataataatttcactTTTACCATTCCTTATGAGAAATAACATGACGAGCAGAAAATATATGGTAGTAGTCTAGTAGACAACCCTGAAGAAAAAACAATCTTATATTTGTAgtgtttcaaataaaaaaaaacattacatactTTCTAGAGAAACAGATGTTTtaagaggtggatattaactctaaggtcctgggttcgagcccgtcgggCGACAAATTTTGCGCccggttaaatgattaagtgtgtttgtgaacTATATACTTATTCCGTTGCCACATTttgatttttccaaaaaaacacATACTTTCAAAAGCTATTTCATTCATCGCTGTTATTTGATTTTAGTTTGGAAAACTCATTCTAAGTGTCCTCTTAGGTAtggtttcaattttatttttcttatttttttttgcataatatttattttcatcatcacctttttatttctatttaaataCATCCACATTTTTATCAACGATATTCTTAGCATTACATTTTCTAGTACAAACTCACGTGGTTCTCACAAGTAATTTAGGTAAAATTGATTATTGTTCTTCTAGAACacttttaattataaatgaaatattatgcatccaatttttgttatttatacaCAAATCCTAACAAAATTTTACACTTTGTTTTATATCatagaattgaaaaaaaaaatgtattagtaatattttcctttaaaaattaaataaaccatTTTATCTCTATAGCTAGggattattttaattgaaagtTTTAACATTATACAAttcacttattattttaattatttacaaatgtGTGTTGATATAAATGATAAGTTTTTGCCTAATAAGTAACTAATCTATTTATACTAAATTTTTGcgaaataaataagtaatttatttataatattcaaaattaagctaattaaaaatttgttcgaattttcttctaaaaaaagttaataatttttcaatatatatttatgaatctAAAATTGAGAAACAGAACTCTTTTGATCTTATAActtaatgttttattcatattttataccTTACCAAAAGTTtcgatataaaaaaattcatacttTTACCATATCTTGATTTCGGTATATACTTAAATTTCGATACAGTATTAGTATTATATCTTTGATACCTAAAACATATtagattaaacaaaaaataatttaatatagttactatataaacgttacacaaaattaaaaattaaagatatttttcataaaataaaatatatatttttaaatataacctTCATAGAAAATAGCAAaggttaataattaaatttagttacaaaaattaacaaaaataacataagtaTAATCTTCAAATTAGATTAAAGTGGAGGTGATCGAGTGAGATTTAGAACGGTCTTCAATCGCATTTGCATCtgcaatatttttataatttaataatacaaattaattagataataataataataaatatttgttaatttatacttaattaataaataaaaaactcacTCTTTTCAATTTCTTCAATCTTCTTGAACAATTCATGTTCATCATCGGTAATATCTTTCCATAAGTTGAATTCTTCTCCTTTTAGTCAATCATTTGTGCACACTAATTTCTACACCATTTTAGTACTCAAATTGCTCTTAAAAGGATCCACTATCCTTTTACTCAAACTGAAAGTAGACTCACTAGCAACTGTTAAAGATGAAATTGCAAAAATATTCTTGACAATAATTGAAAGGGTTGGGTACCTAATTTTACTTCCTTTCCACCACTccaagagattgaaagtttggttggatctttttttaatatcatcggCAAGGTATTTATCCACTCCATTGGATATCTCTTGAtgttgttcttcttcattttgtGCTTCCACATCATCGAAAAATTCATCATAAAGACCACCACCAACAACATTACCAACAATACCATCCCACTCTATTTGCATACTTTAATTTCAACATTTGAATTATCAAGTATCCTTGTGTACCTTGTCCCTAAAGTTATTACCAAATCTTGTTTGACCTTATCAACAAACTCTTGAACATTTGTACCACTTAGGGATGAGAAAAAGTAtcgatattataggtatatcaaaaatatcgtactataatatatcaaaaatatcacttacttttgcattgttgagtggtgactagtatttgaagcttttgtggagtattattgggattcattgggtgatgtctGAGTCTTTAGGTAGTTGCTATGAAGTTTGAATTGATGCGGCTGATATGGCAAGCCTACATATTTAGGTTActatcccaattattttttggtggactatctagttGGAGAGAAATCTTCGAACTTTTTTAATCGTATTTTTCGATGTGTATTATTcctaatactattattatgatgttttctaAGATTCGTTCAGGAAAACCAGTAGAGTTTGGCGGGGAATTAATCTTTCTTTTCAAGTATTTACGAGGTCggtaactttttaaatattattttttcttattttttatttttttatttgttattttcatgtCATTCTTTGTCGTTTTGCTTAAAcggttttttcatttttaatatatatgaaaaaatttcaaaaaaaatatcgattttttgtataccaaaaaAGATAAGGTATAGCACCGATATCAAAATTATTgttacggtaaaaatatgaaattttcaaaaaatttggtatatcgagatataccgaaataccaaaataatatttataaattaaaaaatatatattatatactacttatactaaaataaatagattttatattataattatattataatataattcaatatatgcTAAGcatataaaagatataaaactaatttatttcactataaagtgtttgatttttttctttcaaaaaagaCTTATTAGAGTAATATATAATCAAGTTCATCTCAAATACAAAATACGACTTGTATGAGAGTGAGAAAAACTTCAAAAAGAAAAGTTCATATAACTCCTAAATAGAGTAAGATCAGTAATTTTTCTTATCCTTAGTTGTGATACTTACCCTTTGATCATTAATCACACTTTGAATTTTAGCTTTCTAAGTTAAGAATAAATCAAAAACCATacctgtaattttttttcaaccaaAAATCTTGAACCTCATTTGTGCTTCATGTAATAAGCTCACCAACccattttatttaacaaatttaaatgacACTTCATCGAGGATTACATACTCGGTCAATTTTATTTCACACATTTTCTAGTAAAAGTATGTGGAACCAAAACACTTTCTTTCCCCATTGTCTCATTCGTCAATATAGTTTGACTTTTATCACATTTACTTGTTTCATAGAGTGGACTCAACTTACACCTTATTAATAAGTGTTTTTCAATCAACTGGTATTTCCATAAACGTCTGGAACTCAACTTGATTGTACTTGCATACCCCGATTTGTTGTATTCTTCCATCAACCAACTCTCTTATCTTCTTTCTATAGTAATCCCAAAATATATTCTTACTCTATTTAGGAGTTGAATAATGATTTAGGAGTCGAAAGTGGGGCTTCGATCGTAGAGCGAATCTACGTGGCATTGACACGCTGTAATGCCATGTTgtaatttttcaattaaaaaataaaaattaaatttaaacaagcGTGCATTAATACTCTTAGCCTGCCCCTTTCTCTCACTAGCATTAATGCGCGACTCTTCGTCTTCCTTAGACTTAATCCCAATCAATCACTAACTACATTGTTTCTCTCTCACTACTCTCTCTTCTCCCTCCTGTCTAAAACCTTAATCCTCGCCATGAGTTCTTCTCTGTCTCGCCGTAGAAGTGCTCAACTCAAATCTCTTCTTATCGTCAGTTGTTCTTTGTCTCGCTATGGATGCCCTTCGCCGTCTATTCTTTCTCCCGCCTCGCCTCCTATTGTATTCTTGCCGTACGTATTCTCCAATATCAAATCTCTTCTTGTTGTCTATTCTCTCACCGCCTAACATCAACATCAATGGATTCTCCCACCGACAACATCCCCTCTACCGTCCCCCCTTCCAACATTGTTCTATTCGATGGAAACTTCGACAACAACATTGTAATGATCCCGAACGCACAAAAGAGGAAGACCAGCGGTGTTGACGATCAAGATTTTGGAAGGTAAGTTATCATTTGCGTGTTAGTAGTTATATTTCGTAATAAGTAGTTATATTGAGCGTAAAATGTAGTTATATGATGTATAATATGTAGTTATATGGAGCATAATAGGTAGATATATGGAgtttaataaatagttatatggAGCGTTcacctttataattttttcagttCGAAGCTTTCAAAGAAAAGATTGCCAAAAAAACGATTCCAACTTATACAATAAGCTCCGACCGAGAAAGTGATTCACTCTCCGGTTAGAGTGAGGGCTCGAGGTAGGCCACCCACGAAACGAAAATTATCTATCGTAGAAAAAGTAATTAACAAGTTCAAACATTCAAGAAATGTTAGTTTTGCCTCATTGACTCGTTATATGTGCTAGTTGCTTCGTTATATTGAGTTCATTGCCTTGTTATATAGAACTCGTTGCCTAGTTACATTgagtgtattattttattatatttagctaATTGACTCGTTATATTATGCTTATTGCTTCGTTATATAAAGTATTGCCTCGTTATATAAAGCTCATTGTCTAGTTATATTGAGTGTATTACCTCGTTATATTGAGCTAATTGTCtcgttaaattttgttatagaaaaaaatgtgGAATGAACCAACAGATGCGCAACAATTCAATGACCCAGCTACTATACCACACAAACAATCATctctacaaaaataaatgattcGACTATGATACCATAAACAACAGTCTCCACTCAATTCTCTTTTACCACATTATTGTAGTTATTTTATCACGTGTTTATGTTATAGTAGttatattgagtttatttcagCGTTATATTGAACTTATTTCAACGTTATATTGAGCTTAATACACGGTTATATTGGATAAATACATGGTTATAAACATtctaaatattgaataaatattataattaaatgtataaatattttaaacaaatggaTAAACATTCTAAATACTTTAACTAGAACTTGGAagatataaattcaaaatggcTCGTTCATTGCCGTGGGTGTTTAAGGGGGGATTTTAACAATTTGGCACTGTAAGCCTGTAATGAATCCTCAACCAATGCATATTATTGACGACATCTTTTGGATTCGCCCAAAATTCCAATCTTTCAATTCCCCATTGTAAGTCTTCATGTGTCTCATGGTAAAAACTCCACAATCAATTGTGTTTATAGTATCCTGCCACTTCAATTTCAACAATGCAAGCTTTAACGAAGAAAGTGGACAAACCGCTCGATAATGTTGGCAATGGTACACCCCTTTGAACGAAGAAAGTGGACAAACTGCTCGATAATGATGTTAAGTTTTTCGTActtatcttcaaattttatacCTTTTGGGAGACACCGTTTGTCTATGACATCCactttgtatttatatttcCTATTACCTCAAATGAGGTTGAAAACAATGACGTAAAAATGGTGATGTCTATCAATCGGAAGAAAAATATGCAcgcaaacaaaaaaaatataactaactaaTACACTCAAGATAAACATTATATATCTATCACTTAAGCTCCATATAACTAAGTTATACGATCCATATATCTACCAATTACACTCCATATAACTAAGTAATACACTCAATATATCTACCACTCATTCTTTATATATCTACCAATTACGCTACATATATCCAGTACTTAAACTCTATATATCTACCACTTAAACATATAACTACCAATTACTTATCCATATAAATATCCGTGTATTGACCTCAATATAATAGTGTATTTAACTCAATATATATGTGTATTAAGCTCAATATAAAGGTGTAGTGAGCTCAATATACTGTGTATTGAACTCAATATAAaagtgtattgagctcaatatatccttgtattgagctcaatataaagatgtattgagctcaatataacaaTGTCAATTTAAAGTTGTATTGATCTGAAGATAAAGTGAGGATAACGATTAAAGATAACgatgaaaaaacacaatatcaaaACATAGTAGTCATATGGAGTTACCTGAACAAtgtcaatataaagttgtattaaTCTGAAGATAAAGTGAGGATAACGATTAAAGATAACGATGAAAAAAAACACAGTATCAAAACATATTAGTCATATGGAGTTACCCGACCAGTGTCGATATGGTTCTCCGGAGCAGCCACCGtcgaaatatatttatatcgaGTTATATCTTGACCACCGTCGATAAGGTTCTCCGGAAGAACCGAATCTATTTTAGGGTTTACAAGAAATTGGTTGTCTGGGAGAGgatagagaaaagagaaaatacatCCTggcaagagagagaaaagagagaaagtgGTTCCGTGCGcttacatttcttttttatataattttttttacagcCTGGCAAACACATGGCAGCCACGGAGGATTCGCTGTATGGTCGGAGGCCCAGCATCGGCCTCCTTATCACTGGTATTAGGAGTTATAGGAAGTTTTAGTTTTGAAGTTGTTTTTACTCTCTTACGAatcatattttgtatttgagatgaacttaaaaaaatattaaactccATTAggtctattttaaaaaaaaaaatcaaacactttatggtgaaataaaattattttcatattatgtaaaatataatgtctagagattatatatatatatatatatatatatatatatatatatatatatatatatatatatatatatatatatatttaactttattacaatataattatattttgatttgattttcaaaaattataattttataatcaagTTAATATgaagtttatttatttccttataaatagtatataatatatattttttaatttataaattttgaaaatctcatacatttaccgtaccaataatttccGTATGAACCATACATTACATTTTTtcggtataaaaaaaatcaatattttcgatatattatgATACTAactatatttcatatatatatatatatatatatatatatatatatatatatatatatatatatatatatatatatatatatatatatatatatatatatatatatatatatatatatatatatatatatatatatatatatatatatatgtaatatgtaatatgtaatatcggtaatttttcttatcactATTGTTAATGAAGATTTATacattatgtttatatataaagtattgtTAGGGCATTTCTTTTCcgaattagaatatatatatatatatatatatatatatatatatatatatatatatatatatatatatatatatatatatatatattcttctagATCTCGTTAATCTCTCTTGcgacttttttttattgacgGATAATCTatgggtgttcaatatttggtctaaactAAATATCCGACCAAAtttgaattcaccgaattcgaattttatttttggttttcaaattgaatttcaaacaaattcgaattcaaatatggTTTTCGAATTAGTTTTCAAGTTTGGTTTCAACTCAAAAActaaaccgaaaaccgaattcattttttattatatattatattatttattatatataatattttatttattatatataatattttatttattttatataatattttatttattatatataatatataataattcatcaATTATCTCGTCTATATTCTCTAACTCTTATTCAGCCCTCAACCTCATCTATATTCTATAAACCTAATTTCTTAGCAGCCCTCCTCATCTATATTCTCTATACCAATTTTTAGTCGTTCACCTCATATATTCTCTAAATCTAATCAAATAATCTCTCTAGTATCAAAATAATCTCTTTAGCCTCCCTCATTTCTATTTTCTTAACTTAATCCTCCAAACGTCACCCGCTCCCTCATCTCTATTCTTTTAACATAGTCGTCACCTCcctttttcatatttattctcatataaatgagtttttataaattattagtcGTCTACCTAAAAAATAAGACTATTAATCTAATTTCGTTATATTTGTCTATGAAGCTTCGATCTATATAATCTCGCTATCTCTAGAGTTTCATCTTTGTCATGACTTTAAGTCTTGATTTATTTTGAACtagaataatttaaattcaagatttggcaataaaagaaaaaataaaatcaaatttggttcgaataattcgaattcTAACCAAATatcatatttgaatttggttcgattctattaaaatttattcgatttcggttcggtttttgaattaattaaaaaaatttaaataaaaccgAATCGGGGAACTCGAATAActcaaaaaccgaaccgatgaacatcCCTAGTTTTatctttaaacaaaatttttaggTTGTCAtgtttaagttaaatattaatcGCATCAAACtaagtaatattattattttctattgcCCATATTAGGGACGGACCAAGGATTCGTTGCTGGGgtggacttaaaaaatattttgggtgggttaaaataaaaaatgagaaaattttagataaatcgggtaaataaatgtatgtttttatcatttttttaataattaaatacacaaaaaatagtgaattctattgattttttaaaaaaaattatggggtaatgtgatattttaactgtaaaaaaaatgttttttttttcgggATGGGTTCAGTCCACCCGAACCCCTACTTAGATCCCTACTTAGATCCGTCTCTGCCCATATCATGACTTAGGTTATTTTgattaagtatatttttttccttaGCCTGGTAAGGTTTATTATTGAATTGGAATCCTCTTCTTGGTTTCTCGGATATCATAGCTAgttatttgattttggtttggaAACCCATTCGAAGTATCCTCTCACGTATTTGgtttccattattattattttagtaatttgcATTAGGTTTTTTGGCATGCATGTCAAGCAAGGCTATCTTCtttgaattgaatttgatttttttttttttaaaaaattattttagcttgtttgtttgttttattttattttattttatttatctatgaAAATATCAACTACAGGCTATTCTACGTACTAGTTAGTTCACTCCTATCAATATTGtctatttactttttattttattttgtttatactaGTTCACTCCTATCAATGTTGtctatttactttttattttattttgttaatatatctatatttttcttgattaagaaaatattttataaccaCTCTTCctcttatataaaatattgttagttcatctattttttgaaataatatatatatatatatatatatatatatatatattattttctttttttttttgttagtttgtCCGACGATTTTCTTTATGTCCAAAATCTTGAACATTAACAAGGTTTTATGTTGTTACTCTGCCCCTAAATATTAatcacatttaaataaacaaattaatgtttGATAAATCAAGTCATGTTGTCAAGTATATTCTTTTTCACTAAGCTTGTATGTTTTATTACTATATTGGAGTCGTCTAGTTagttttgttcatttatttgatCTTGCTTTGAAAAAATCTTCTAATGTGttgtttcaatttttattttatttttaataattttgctAAGTAGTTTTGTTGGGGAAATTGGATGAAAGGAccttaaaaatgatttaaatgcGCTAGTGACCagttcataaattaaattatactgGTGAccacttaaaaatatttttgacgaaaatacctcattcgcgtaacgcgaagagGAGGATCGTTACGCGAAGGGAAGGTCTGTGAAATGTCCAAAATATTTTCGCAGGATCATCACGCGAAAGGGCAGGATCGTCACGCAAAGGGCTTTTTGTTCACGCGAAGGGCTTGATTGTCACGAATGCGATATCGTCACGCGAAGACAGGGGCCGGGCCCAGAGTTGGGAGGCCCAatgcaaattaaaattttgtgaccccataaaattaaaattattttaataatggtacattttatataatttttttaatatataacaatattaactagtgtaaaaaaaatatttcaaaatatatatcaaaaatattaatataataagttgtaaacccataattatttatcaattaattagtattcagattcaacaaaaatattattcctTGCATTTTTTTAggcaaaatttttaattaagaaattatactCTAACTGTCCAAACACTATTTTTCTGTTGATATCATAGTTAATCCATTATTCGTGATATATTGTATATGATAttcatataatgaaaaaaagtaTGATaggtattttaaaataaaaagaaattatgaagataaacataaaaataagaacaaataaaaaaattaattaaatagcattaaaattaactaaaagAAGATTTTCACAATTAGGGttggatttatgataaaaaataataattattaaagatgGAAAGCGACTAAAATATAAACAAGTTAAGGTTAGTAATATAAAAGGGTacaataaatatagaaaatgagcctaatattaaggataaaaagtaataaaacgtttaaaaaaaaattaatatattagatataatatagagggagagaaaaatattatattattatattatatatcacagaaaaaaataagtaatatatattattatataatatggagagagaaaaaaatatattattatatataatatagaaagaaaaagttaacgtattataaggaaataaatataaaataaataaataaatataaataaaataatatggagagaaaaaattaacgtatttaaaataaatataaaagaaataaagaaatataaagaaatataatattatacaataaaatagatattttataatattataattaataatagaaataataatattatatattcaaaatttggaGCCTGAAAAATAGGGGGCCTTTGCAACTGTTGGTTGCATTGTCTTGGGCCGGCGGAGAATGACACGATTATTCTTCTGTATTTTTCacagatttttttttcatcttacTATTCATTCTAGATTATTCTGTATTTTTCACAAACTTTTTCTTTCATCCTACCATTCATTCTTGACTTTTcacaaatttttgtttaatgagAGGATCCTAAATTTATGCGAAGGgataatgtcatcaaaatattttaaagtagtcaaattaattttatgcgtTTAAGGATGCTTAGGACATCTAGTCAAATTTGTATGTAAAGTAGCTATCTTCTttgacttaaattttttttttaaaaatttaatataatttatttatttttgtttggttgttTGAAAGGGAAATTGGAgtaaatgaccctaaaaatatgTTGAATTGAGGAAATGCGGGCCCATAATTTAAATAGTATTGGTGactttttttttgacgaaaatgtCCGTTATGtccctattgcgtcacgcattCTAATGTTGCGTGTGacgtaattttttatttttttatttttcaaaaaattttaattatgaaaatttttggacgaaaatgcccagttgcgtcacgtaaCTCccgttgcgttacgcaatcgcgtcacgcaactcCCGTTGtgttacgcaatcgcgtcacgcaaccgcgagacaaaaaaaatttgaaaaaaaaaattcgattgCGTCACACAAGGGTATAATTGTCATAAAAACAAACAAGAGGGTCATCAACACTATTTAAAATATGGGCCGCATCTCCCTCAATTCACCCTATGTTTAGGGTCATTTActccaatttcaatttcacGTGTGAAATTGAATGTTTTTAACAAATGTTAGGAATTGGTTATAggcttataaaaaaaagtttctaGCTTTTTGCTAAGGAAGTAAAAATGGAAGAACAGGCTCTAAACCCTAAGAAGGCCAAGAAAACGGACGAAGGTTTGGGCGGCGCTTCTCCTTCAATCGACCAAGTACCAAACCACATTCTCGTCGATATCCTTTCTCGTCTTCCGATCAAATCCCTCATACAGTGCAGGAGCGTCTGTAAATCCTTTCTCTATTTGATCTCCGTAGACACCGATTTCCGTTCCTTACACCTCTCAAGATCCCCTCCTGAGCTCCTATTCTACAATTCAGACTCGAAACAGATCATTCTCTTGGATTCCGACGCCGACCAAGCACACCAGCTCACTCTCCGCTTCGACGGACTTTCCGATATGATGATCGTGAACTCGAGCCGCGGCCTTCTCTGCCTCCGCTCACTTGATACCTCTTTTCCCTTTTGCGTCATTAATCCCATCTCTCTGGAATTCACTCTTATCCCGAATCCCGTGGTGATCGACAGTGAAGACCCTGTTTCTTTGATGGTCGGATTTGGGTACAGTCCCATGTCCGATAAATACAAGATTATAAAGGTATCAAAGTCTCTCGATTCAACTGGTAAAAACTGTTTTCATACCGACATTTATACAATCGGatcaccttcttcttcttggaggAGAATTGAAGATGCTCCAATACAAGAGATTACACAGTGTTTTTCAACGTTCCTTGGTGGACGTTTATATTGGATAATGAACGAGACTGCATCTATCTATTGTTATGGGTTCATGATTTATTTCGATTTTGATAGTGAAACATTTGGAACAGAAACTTTGCCCCCTCCTTTTGACATCTCCCGATACAGAGATAATGTGACAGTTGTTAACTTTGGTGTGTTTCAAGGTATGTTGAGAATAAGTGTATTGACTGATTCGGGAAACAACCCGCACATTTGGGTTTTGAAGGAGTTTGGGGTTGACAAATCGTGGTGCTTAGATGAGCTTCCTTTTTCATTTCCTGGCAagtatataaacaataataagtCTGAGTCATTGGTTTTTATGGCTGGTTATTATACGGTTACATACAACCTCATTGAGAAGAAGATTGTTTATGGTAAATTAAAACCATTCTCTCATGTTCCTATCCTGCTGCCCCTCAAGGAATTACTAGTAGGAGTTGAGGTCCATCTCCTAAATTCAACTCAAAGGTAATTTAATTATAGTACTTTTATGAATCTCAATCTCCTGTCATATTGAATCAATTATATGGTACTAACATATTGAATCAATCtgtaaaaagttttttttttaaactttttaggTGTCCTGTTTTGACAAGTTCACTAGTTCCAACTTTAAACTTTTTACACTGGAAAATAATTAGTCTTTTGTATTACTTTAAGCCAGCATTCTTCACAAGAAATTTCTTTGAATGATTGTAGCTCACAAGAGAAAAGTCCAATCTGAGTTACGAGTTATAAATGTCACTATGTAATTGAATATTACTTGTAAAAGTTGGAGAATCCGTGCAATTGGATTAACGAATTATTgtaatactaataaattatttttagtctTCTTGTTTAGGATGTCAAGATGCACTACTTTGAGATTTAATTGgatcaacaaataaatgtaatCTCAAGTCTTCAACTTCTTTCCTCTCTCAATCCCAATTagctttttaataaaagataactTTTTGAGATAAAAGATTTCATTTGTTGAATCGGATTTATCAACTTGTAACCCAAACCTTCATTCTTAACCTTTAG from Impatiens glandulifera chromosome 5, dImpGla2.1, whole genome shotgun sequence includes:
- the LOC124939332 gene encoding F-box protein At3g07870-like produces the protein MEEQALNPKKAKKTDEGLGGASPSIDQVPNHILVDILSRLPIKSLIQCRSVCKSFLYLISVDTDFRSLHLSRSPPELLFYNSDSKQIILLDSDADQAHQLTLRFDGLSDMMIVNSSRGLLCLRSLDTSFPFCVINPISLEFTLIPNPVVIDSEDPVSLMVGFGYSPMSDKYKIIKVSKSLDSTGKNCFHTDIYTIGSPSSSWRRIEDAPIQEITQCFSTFLGGRLYWIMNETASIYCYGFMIYFDFDSETFGTETLPPPFDISRYRDNVTVVNFGVFQGMLRISVLTDSGNNPHIWVLKEFGVDKSWCLDELPFSFPGKYINNNKSESLVFMAGYYTVTYNLIEKKIVYGKLKPFSHVPILLPLKELLVGVEVHLLNSTQSKNVEDEV